The stretch of DNA TACATCGAGTTCGCCCGATACTCGGCCGGGAGTTCGGATATCGCACCCTGAAGATTGCTCAACACCTGCACGCGCTCCTGAACACCGATGAGGACTTCCTCCCGCGGGAGGCCCAGAGAGGACACGTGTCCGAGCATCAACTCCTCAAAATTGACGATCGACGTCGTCAGGTCCTTCACGCCCTCCAACACGACGACTTCGTTGCTCACTTTTCCCCCAGCCACGGCTGTCTCCTCATGCTCGACCATCACACTTCGCATCTCGCGTCGCCCGTCGATTCTGGCACTCACGCGCTCGGCGCAGGAGTCCCCAGCTCGCGGGGGAAGGGGGAAGGCAAGAGGCGGGATCGCCGACAGCCTGCTTTGGGCAGCAGAGAGGCTCAGCGTCGCTGGCGCAAAGTCCACTCTCGCACGGATAGGGGCCCAAGCGGTGCTTGAAGGTCGGTCAAGGTCCGGCCCGCCGCGGCCGACCGGCGCTCGGCTGCTGCCCGGACGAGCTGAAGGTACGGGTCCCGGATGAGGCGCAACGGTCGCACTCGCCATTTCACGGCCGTCACAAGCACAGGAGCCGTCACCGCCGCTGCGATAGGCGCTACGAACACCCAGCCGCCGCTACTGCTGGCGACAATGATGAGGACTGCAAGAGGAACGCCCCCGAGGTACGCGATTTCGACGTATAACGCGAGCCGGTCTGCTGCTTCGCCGTCGCTATGCAACCAAGTACCCCAGAGGGAAATTATGCCGGACGCACCCCAAAGCGCCGCAATGCTGAAGAGGACAAGGCTGAAGGCGTAACCAGTGAGGCTGGCCCCTGCGAACCAAACAGTCGAGACCAAGATGAGTATCGCCAGGAGGATGCTTCCCACGGTGACAGCGCAGATGCCCCATGTCAGCCGCCACAGAAGGGCGCGCACGCTCCGCCGCGCGTCCTCACTGTCCACCGGCGCGGCAGCGCTGGCGCGCTCTACGAGAGCTTTCGTGCGCTGCGACCGTGTGTGGACTGTGCACGCAGCACGGAGCCGTTCGTCTCGGCTCGCCACTGTAGTCACTGTTGCCAGGTACGCGACACCAACGAGAATGAAGCACACAAGGCCTACCGGATAGAGGTGCCCTAGGTCATCTGGGTGATCGACGCAATGAGCGGTGACCAGGGCAAACGTGACAATACTTGCTCCGGCGATCGCGGTCGGAGCATGCAGGCGCATCCATCGCTGGTCCGGGCTCGACCGGTCAGCGACGACGAGGGACAGGAGTGCCCCGACGAGGCACGGGAGCACCCAGGGCAGGTCGAAGAAGACTGCATCTCCGACTCCGACGACTCCTCGCATGGTGCGCGCGTAGTTGAAGCTCGCCGGTGCGCCGCAGGCCACCACGAGGACCCAACTCAGAGCAGCTGAGCCTGCCAAGACCATGCTTGCCGCCCGTGCCAGCGCAGAGGCCATGTTTGAATCCGCCGAGCCGCTCGATGGACCGGCGGGTTCTGCGGCGTCATTCACCGGAGTCTGCCGCTGTCGGCGCTTCGGGAGTCACGCCCTCTTCGGGCGTGATTCGCCATCGGCGGCCGGACGCGTCCGTTAGGACAATCCGGTTCACCCTGTAGCGGTCCGTCCTGGTGTATGGCCGAAGCACCCGGCCATACTCCTCCAAGCTCGTGGCGTACCCCCAGGTGTCATCTTTATACAGCTGCACGAAGAAGTCACCCGGAGGAAGCGTCATGATCCGAGCTGGGTCGAACACGCGTCCGTGCATCATCACCTCCACGATGACATCCCGGAAGGGTTTCCCGGACGCGTTTGTGATCACGAAACCGAACTCCTTGCCTGCACCTGCGACGTCTCCCCGGTACGAACCAGTCCACGCCCACAGCCCGCTCGCTTGAGCGCGTGCCTCCTGCTCAGCCCGCGTCCGACGATCTTTACGGTCTTGGAACAGTTGCATCGCGCCGAACACCACGGCCAACGTCGTCACCCACGTTGGCAGATCTCCCCAGAACCCCATCTTCCCTTCCCCAGTCGTGGCTCACGGTTCTCGAGCCGCGACACCCACGCTAGTGGCGTATGACAGATGAAAGCTGCGGTCGTTATTGCCCCACTTGGAGGGGCCCGCCGCTTCACGGCTTCAGATCTCGGCGAAGCGCTGCCGCCGTTCTCTTGCTGGTGGCATCGGACGACCTGGCGGGACATAGCTGGAAGCGCAGCACTGATCGCGACGTCCTGTTGTCGCGGTCGAGAAGCACTCGGAACTCCGTGCTCGTTGCTCCTGGCCTGGTTGCCCGAGCTGGAAGAACGGGTCATCGCGTTCACGGAGCGCGCGTTGCTCGTTCACTGGCGTCCGGGCGCGGCGCGAACCCGACTTGTATTCGGTACAGCGCGTCGATCCGCGGGACTGTGGGCTAGCTACTTTTCCGGGATCATCGGATCGTGGGCTTGGGGAAACAGATGGCGAGTGATGACGAGCATCAGGCCAACTACCTGCGCCACGCTGCCCCCCGCCCAAGTGCTGAGAACCACGGGGCTTGCTTCCTTGCCGAAGTAGATCATGTAAGCCACGATCCCTAGGACGCTTACGGTAGCGAACGCGAGCACGATCCCGTAGACGGTCCAGAACAAAACCGGCCTCCACTTCGTGTTTTGGCCGGCCTGGTTTGCGACTTCCTCGGCCTGCTTATTCCGCGCCGCTTCGTAGTCGTCGACCGGTGTCGACGCCGTCTGCATGCGGATGATTGCCTCTTGCCAGTTCGGCTGAAGCCCGTAGGGGACGTCTCCGCTCAGATCTTCTGCTGGCTCTTCACCAAAGTTGAGCGGAAGGTCGACATTCGGCTCCGTGTCGTCTTGGAGCCCGGAGTCGTCGTCAATGCCCGCCATCGAGCAGTCCGAGAGCGCGGAGACGGCTGCGGACTGCGGGCTGCGAGACGACGAAGCGATCCGACAGCGATGCAACGCTGAGGCCCTCGTCCGCCGCAGCGATGAACTCGCGCGTCGGCATCAACAGGTTTGCCGCGAAATGCTCTGCGAACCACTCGCGCGCGTCGTTGGGCTTGGCGTTGCGATGGTCGACGAACGAATACTCACCGTCATCTTGGCGCTCTCGTTCAAACCAGTGGCCGAGTTCGTGAGCGCACGTGAAGTTCTGCCGTAGTAGCGGCTCATTCGCGTTAATGACGATTTCAGCCGGTTCCCCAGCACGCTTGCTGATCATCCCCGACTCGTCGTCGTCCAGATAGGCACGGTAGACGCGCATGCCGAGCTTCATCGCTATACGTGCCGGGTCGACTGGGATCTGCCCGTCCCAGTGCTGCTGGAGGGCGCGGTGGGCCGCGGATCGAGCTACGTCTTTGACAAGTGCCATGGTCAGGCCTCCCTCCACACATGCGTCGTCGAATCAAACGCTAGCAGCGGGTCGTCTGTTCCCTCCGCTACGGCACGATCTGGATGCAGGTCCCCTCAGGCACAGCCGCGGTACCGCTTACGGCACGGGAGCTTGGGTCACACGGGCCAAAATTGATGTCGCACGGAGCGCCGCGTGCGTCCGAAAGCCCGCGACCAGATCCGCACCAACATTGAGATGTACGGCCTCAACCCATCAACATGGACGGGTCGAGACCGTTAACATCCCGAGTGCGGAGACGGAGGGATTTGAACCCTCGGTCCCCTCAAAGGGGACTCCACCTTAGCAGGGTGGTGCACTCGGCCTGACTATGCGACGTCTCCGTACGCTCTCGCGAGCGCGTGTCCCACCATACAGGAGGACGAGCGTCCTCTCGACCTCGCGCGACGACACGACCGACCGGGCGCGGACGACCGGTCCCCTGAAGTGGGGACAGGTGGGGGTTGTCGGGTCGTACCCCGACGCCTAGCATCGACGGGACGCGGACATCACGTTCCGGGGGCATCACCTCCCCCGTCGCCGCGACACAGCACCAGACGTCGTCCCCCCTTCTGCCGAGCCCGACGCACCCGAACGCGGCGGCCCGGACGGGGACGGCCAGGGGGCGCGGACCCGGTCCGCGCCCCCGCTCTGGGTGTCCCTCAGGTGACCGCCGCGCGTCAAGCAGCCGAACGGAACCGGTCCGGCAGGGCGATGAGGTCCTCGGCCAGGGCCAGGAGCTCAGACGCACACACGTCGAGCTGCCCGCGCTCCGCCGCAGCAGCCGCCCGCTCGACCTGCTGCACGCGCGCACGCCGTCCGACGACCGCGTCGATCCCGTTCGCCACGGCGACGTCGTCGGTGAAGAACGTGTCGAGCACCGCGCGCTGCGCCACGAGCCAGTCGGCGCTGACGATCGCACCGCGTCGCCGCAGGTACCACGCGCCGACCTCGACGAGTGCCCCGGCCTCGGTCAGGCAGGACCGGAGCACGTGCGCGTCGAACGGCTCGTCCACGCCCTGGCACCCGGGCGCAGGGTCGGCGATCATCGCCCGCGCGACCCGGAGCCGCTCGACCATCTGCCCGACCGACCACGGCGCGACCACGACCCCGACGTAGCGCTGCACGCTGACGAGTCGCAGCGACTCGAGCGGGACGAGGGCTTCGCGCACGGGTGTCCGGGAGACCTGCATGTCCCGCGCGATGTCGTCGAGTCGGAGTCGCTGCCCGCGGCGGTAGACCCCGCGCAGGACGTTCTCGAGCAGCTTGAGGAAGACGGCGTCCCGCAGCAGGCTGCGCCGGATGCCGTTCGGGTCGGGGACCCGGTCGTTCCCCGAGGACGATGACCGATCCATCGCCCCAGGGTCACGCACGACGACCACCGGGTGCTCCGGAGGCGGGCGACCGGTGGAACGATCCGGTCGGTGTCGGGATGTGGAGGAGTGACATGCCGAGACCCTCCCAGCGGGAGGGTCTCGGCGCTAAACATCACGTATACGAAATCCTACTTCTTGGACGCGTCGGTGAGGACCGACAAGGGTTGGGTGATGTCCTCCAGCCCCTTGCGCGCCGCATCGACCCCGAACACCAAGGCCACGACCCCGCCGGCGATCATCACCGCCGACCCGAGCAGGTACCCCCAGAACAGCGGTTCGCGCGACGACCCATCCCCGATGAACGCGCCGTAGATCGCGGGCGCGACCGCACCGAAGATCTGCGCGAGGGCGAAGAAGTACGAGATCGCCTGCGACCGCAGTTCGAGCGGGAAGATCTCGCTCACGGTGAGGTACGCGCTCGAGG from Curtobacterium sp. SGAir0471 encodes:
- a CDS encoding ImmA/IrrE family metallo-endopeptidase yields the protein MKLGMRVYRAYLDDDESGMISKRAGEPAEIVINANEPLLRQNFTCAHELGHWFERERQDDGEYSFVDHRNAKPNDAREWFAEHFAANLLMPTREFIAAADEGLSVASLSDRFVVSQPAVRSRLRALGLLDGGH
- a CDS encoding GntR family transcriptional regulator, producing MDRSSSSGNDRVPDPNGIRRSLLRDAVFLKLLENVLRGVYRRGQRLRLDDIARDMQVSRTPVREALVPLESLRLVSVQRYVGVVVAPWSVGQMVERLRVARAMIADPAPGCQGVDEPFDAHVLRSCLTEAGALVEVGAWYLRRRGAIVSADWLVAQRAVLDTFFTDDVAVANGIDAVVGRRARVQQVERAAAAAERGQLDVCASELLALAEDLIALPDRFRSAA